In Crinalium epipsammum PCC 9333, the genomic window TCCAAGCGGCTGAAGATGCCTGGAATACCCGTGATCCGGCGCGGGTTGCTCTGGCGTACACTGAAGATTCCGAGTGGCGAAATCGGTCTGATTTTTTCAGTGGACGAGCCGCCATTAAAGAGTTTCTCAAACGCAAATGGGAAAAAGAACTAGAATACCGCTTAAAAAAAGAACTCTGGTGCTTTATGGACAATCGTATTGCGGTGCGATTTGAATATGAGTGGCACAATGATTCTGGTTCTTGGTATCGTTCCTATGGCAATGAAAATTGGGAATTTGCAGAGAATGGTTTGATGATGCGTCGTTTTGCCAGCATTAATGATGTACCTATTCAAGAGAGCGAGCGCAAATTTCGTTGGGAACGAATTACAGAATAACTTTAATGTAGTTTGAGATTTTCGATCATTAAATCTAGAAACTGGCACCATAAAATTAAGCCGTCCTAACTAACTTAATGCCTTCTCCTCAACGTTACCCTGAAAATTGGTATGAAATAGCTTTGTCCATAAAAGAACAAGCCCGGTGGCGTTGCAGTAAATGCAAGATGCAATGTATTCATCCTGGTGAAGACACTTCTGGTTTAACCAAATCAGAACGCATGGTAAAAACTTTAACAGTACATCATGCTAATTACACCCCAGAAGACAACCGTATTGAGAACTTGATTCCTTTGTGTAGTGCTTGTCATCTAGGTTATCACACGCGGAAAAAATCCAATGTTACTCCTGGTCAACTATCATTGTTTGAAGAAATAAAGTAAAAACTAGGATTATCTTTCAGCAACATATTGTTTTAAATCATTTATGCGCTGTTGAGTAATACGTTGTAAACATTCACGTAAAAAGACTGAGTAACCTGTGCCGTTTCTTGAGGAATAAGTTTCAAAATCGCAATTTTTATCTCGGTATTTAATCCAAGCTAATTGAGCTTCAACTAAACGCTGTTTTTCAGTTCCTGCTAGCTTAGATGTTAATTGTCGATAAACTTGATTGAGGCGTTTATCTACTGCTTCATAAGCTAGACCAGCGCAGTATTTTTCTTCTACGCCACTGCTTGGAGCATTGCAGTTAATTTTTTGAGCAATTTTTTCTGGTGGTGCAGCTTCTATTGATACTGCTGGTACTGATAAATACCCAGTAGCTAATAATATAGTTACTACAATTGACTTCTTTAACATGAGGAGAAAAAATAATTGGAATAATTTTGTTGTTATTTGTATTTTAAATTTAAATAATTTAATTTTCCAAGTTTTAATAATTATTATTATTCTATAAAAAAATATCGTAGCTTTTGTTTATTTTT contains:
- a CDS encoding nuclear transport factor 2 family protein — protein: METKPPLPPFTLETAKAKVQAAEDAWNTRDPARVALAYTEDSEWRNRSDFFSGRAAIKEFLKRKWEKELEYRLKKELWCFMDNRIAVRFEYEWHNDSGSWYRSYGNENWEFAENGLMMRRFASINDVPIQESERKFRWERITE
- a CDS encoding lysozyme inhibitor LprI family protein, encoding MLKKSIVVTILLATGYLSVPAVSIEAAPPEKIAQKINCNAPSSGVEEKYCAGLAYEAVDKRLNQVYRQLTSKLAGTEKQRLVEAQLAWIKYRDKNCDFETYSSRNGTGYSVFLRECLQRITQQRINDLKQYVAER